From one Catenuloplanes nepalensis genomic stretch:
- a CDS encoding HipA domain-containing protein gives MVVERFDRAVTAPGEAAVRLHQEDVCQALGIDPDHAQGRGKYEAHGGPTFRQVAGLLERWSADSRAERLRLLDRATFTVAIGDADAHGKNVALLHPAPGEITLAPLYDTVPTMARPKLWAEAAMSIGGVTRLPEVDSDALIREGVAWGLPANVVSSRVRELLERLRDVLAAADGTVPAMGLVEDRVSRLLD, from the coding sequence ATCGTGGTCGAACGGTTCGACCGCGCCGTCACCGCACCGGGCGAGGCCGCGGTTCGGCTGCACCAAGAGGACGTCTGCCAGGCCTTGGGTATCGATCCGGACCACGCGCAGGGCCGCGGCAAGTACGAGGCGCACGGCGGCCCGACCTTCCGGCAGGTGGCCGGTCTGCTCGAACGGTGGTCGGCCGACTCGCGCGCGGAGCGGCTGCGTCTGCTCGACCGGGCTACGTTCACCGTGGCGATCGGTGACGCGGACGCGCACGGAAAGAATGTGGCGCTGCTGCATCCGGCGCCGGGTGAGATCACCCTGGCGCCGCTCTACGACACCGTACCCACGATGGCCCGGCCGAAGCTGTGGGCGGAGGCCGCCATGAGCATCGGTGGCGTGACCCGGCTCCCCGAGGTCGACAGCGATGCGCTGATCCGGGAAGGCGTCGCCTGGGGCCTGCCGGCGAACGTCGTCTCCTCCCGTGTGCGGGAATTGCTGGAGCGCCTGCGAGACGTGCTCGCCGCCGCCGACGGCACCGTACCCGCGATGGGTTTGGTCGAGGACCGGGTGTCGAGACTGCTGGATTGA
- a CDS encoding flavin reductase family protein encodes MDAATLRAAFARFPSGVTALSGLVDGAPEGMAVSSFLSVSLDPPLLAVSLQRTSRTWPALRRAGGIGVSVLAAGHGALTRRLAGATDRFAGVDWTATPSGAVRIGGAAAWFDCTLHQELPAGDHVIALLTIHAVDHQPAAPPLVFHASTFRQLV; translated from the coding sequence GTGGACGCCGCCACGCTGCGCGCCGCCTTCGCGCGCTTCCCGAGCGGGGTCACGGCACTGTCCGGGCTCGTCGACGGCGCACCCGAGGGAATGGCGGTCAGCTCGTTCCTCTCCGTCTCCCTCGACCCGCCGCTGCTCGCGGTGTCGCTCCAGCGCACGTCCCGCACCTGGCCGGCCCTCCGCCGGGCCGGCGGCATCGGGGTGAGCGTGCTCGCCGCCGGCCACGGCGCGCTGACCCGCCGGCTGGCCGGCGCCACGGACCGTTTCGCGGGCGTCGACTGGACCGCCACGCCATCCGGCGCGGTGCGGATCGGCGGCGCGGCGGCCTGGTTCGACTGCACGCTCCACCAGGAGCTCCCGGCCGGCGACCACGTCATCGCGCTGCTCACCATCCACGCGGTCGACCACCAGCCGGCCGCGCCACCCCTGGTCTTCCACGCCAGCACCTTCCGCCAACTCGTCTGA
- a CDS encoding acyl-CoA dehydrogenase family protein: MITELVSRARALRPELTANGFRADAEGTDVAANMRLLAGAGLNRLSVPVEFGGAWDGAWGGLPETIESIVEVSAADGSTGQCWSANALVARQIFISDVPREVRRQVADELLESGRRLVSSASEAGGKGPVTGRRVPGGIVIDGTKTFNTNSGGGGRDLLHVRFLLEGVPHQALVRLDDPGLTAAHDWDNMGQRGTDSQTITYQNVFVADGWHFPPAAIDPYLLSAVMLTHAALLQGLGEGALEATVGYLRTVKRSSMPKFAGAQEDPLIHRRLGEMSSELAAARALLMSVASEIASGSADPAETGVRGFRAKVASTTAGLRVTAQVHELTGGRGTSNRYRFDRYWRNARAFASHDSLDAKMAFIGAYEVTGALPNLTDYLAV; encoded by the coding sequence ATGATCACCGAACTGGTGTCCCGTGCCCGCGCGCTGCGTCCCGAGCTGACGGCGAACGGCTTCCGGGCCGACGCCGAGGGTACGGACGTCGCGGCCAACATGCGGTTGCTCGCCGGGGCCGGGCTGAACCGGCTCAGCGTGCCGGTCGAGTTCGGCGGCGCGTGGGACGGCGCGTGGGGCGGCCTGCCGGAGACGATCGAGAGCATCGTGGAGGTGTCCGCGGCGGACGGCTCCACCGGGCAGTGCTGGAGCGCGAACGCGCTGGTCGCCCGCCAGATCTTCATCTCCGACGTCCCCCGTGAGGTCCGGCGGCAGGTGGCGGACGAGCTCCTGGAGAGCGGGCGGCGGCTGGTGTCGTCCGCGTCCGAGGCCGGCGGCAAGGGGCCGGTGACCGGACGGCGCGTGCCCGGCGGCATCGTCATCGACGGCACCAAGACGTTCAACACCAACAGCGGTGGCGGCGGGCGCGACCTGCTGCACGTGCGGTTCCTGCTGGAGGGCGTGCCGCACCAGGCGCTGGTCCGGCTCGACGACCCCGGGCTGACCGCGGCACACGACTGGGACAACATGGGCCAGCGCGGCACGGACAGCCAGACGATCACCTATCAGAACGTGTTCGTGGCGGACGGCTGGCACTTCCCGCCCGCGGCCATCGACCCGTACCTGCTCAGCGCGGTCATGCTCACCCACGCGGCGCTGCTGCAGGGGCTCGGCGAGGGCGCGCTCGAAGCGACCGTGGGCTACCTGCGGACCGTCAAGCGGTCCAGCATGCCCAAGTTCGCCGGGGCTCAGGAGGATCCGCTGATCCACCGCCGGCTCGGCGAGATGTCCAGCGAGCTCGCGGCCGCGCGGGCGCTGCTGATGAGCGTGGCTTCGGAGATCGCGTCCGGCAGCGCCGACCCGGCGGAGACCGGCGTGCGCGGCTTCCGGGCGAAGGTGGCCAGCACGACGGCCGGGCTGCGGGTGACCGCGCAGGTCCACGAGCTGACCGGCGGCCGCGGCACCAGCAACCGGTACCGGTTCGACCGGTACTGGCGCAACGCCCGCGCGTTCGCCTCGCACGACTCGCTGGACGCGAAGATGGCGTTCATCGGCGCGTACGAGGTGACCGGCGCGCTGCCGAACCTCACCGACTACCTGGCGGTCTAG
- a CDS encoding TetR/AcrR family transcriptional regulator translates to MRADGARNRRHIIDTARTLLAAKGTGVTLRAVARRAGVGTATVTRHFPTRDALVDAATARQLELCTELTDGSLADPDPWHGLLAMVDRVFDPEARRDDLPVTHLMAESRAARNVCELARRAQEAGHLRADFEPNDLLLLVKAGESLASTSPHAARRLAAYLLQSFAARTGPLPSAEPIHPLTGVPHLTPGPGQTAAA, encoded by the coding sequence GTGCGAGCTGACGGCGCCCGGAACCGGCGACACATCATCGACACGGCCCGGACGCTGCTGGCGGCCAAGGGCACCGGCGTGACGCTGCGCGCGGTCGCCCGGCGGGCCGGCGTCGGCACCGCCACCGTGACCCGGCACTTCCCGACCCGGGACGCGCTCGTCGACGCGGCCACCGCACGCCAGCTGGAACTGTGCACCGAACTCACCGACGGCTCGCTGGCCGACCCGGACCCGTGGCACGGGCTGCTCGCCATGGTCGACCGGGTCTTCGATCCGGAAGCGCGGCGCGACGACCTGCCGGTGACGCATCTGATGGCCGAGTCGCGGGCCGCGCGGAACGTGTGCGAGCTGGCCCGGCGCGCCCAGGAGGCCGGGCACCTGCGGGCCGACTTCGAGCCGAACGACCTGCTGCTGCTGGTGAAGGCCGGGGAGAGCCTGGCTTCCACGTCGCCGCACGCGGCCCGTCGGCTGGCCGCGTACCTGCTGCAGTCGTTCGCGGCGCGCACCGGGCCCCTGCCGAGCGCGGAACCGATACATCCGCTCACCGGCGTTCCTCACTTAACGCCAGGACCAGGGCAGACAGCCGCGGCGTGA